A region of Toxorhynchites rutilus septentrionalis strain SRP chromosome 1, ASM2978413v1, whole genome shotgun sequence DNA encodes the following proteins:
- the LOC129761436 gene encoding heat shock protein beta-1, translated as FNNPKHEKYCNKNKSFSTKKTATSSSTTTSNAASALKHPQQSSTQVQDINSPLIQEDGDNKVLKLRFDVSQYAPEEIVVKTVDNKLLVHAKHEEKSDTKSVYREYNREFLLPKGCNPELIKSSLSKDGVLTVDAPLPPQALTAGETMIPIAHH; from the exons TTTAACAACCCgaaacacgaaaaatattgcaataaaaacaaaagCTTCTCAACCAAAAAGACAGCGACATCCAGCAG CACCACCACATCGAACGCCGCCTCGGCCCTGAAACATCCCCAGCAGAGCAGCACACAGGTGCAGGATATCAATTCGCCACTGATACAG GAGGATGGCGACAACAAGGTATTGAAGCTCCGCTTCGACGTTAGTCAGTACGCACCGGAGGAAATTGTAGTGAAGACTGTGGACAACAAACTGCTG GTTCACGCCAAGCACGAGGAGAAGTCCGACACCAAGTCGGTCTACAGGGAGTACAACCGCGAGTTCCTGCTGCCCAAGGGCTGCAATCCGGAGCTGATCAAGTCATCCCTCAGCAAGGACGGCGTCCTCACGGTGGATGCTCCCTTGCCACCACAAGCGCTGACCGCCGGCGAAACTATGATTCCAATTGCCCATCACTAG